The Saccharopolyspora gloriosae genome has a segment encoding these proteins:
- a CDS encoding CHAP domain-containing protein, with product MEGPNDANEWGPVGRPWCSYFATAMWQDAGVDIGKLGYSGDVYKWGQERGTAYDQGAIAESAKPGDALLFGTGPDGMQSTHIGIIEKVEDNKITTIEGNSSDKVQRVTYTLPDDLGRFYGGVHPH from the coding sequence GTGGAAGGCCCGAACGACGCGAACGAGTGGGGGCCGGTCGGCCGGCCGTGGTGCTCCTACTTCGCCACCGCCATGTGGCAAGACGCCGGAGTGGACATCGGGAAGCTCGGATACAGCGGCGACGTCTACAAATGGGGCCAGGAACGCGGCACCGCCTACGACCAGGGCGCCATTGCCGAGAGCGCGAAACCGGGCGACGCGCTGCTGTTCGGCACCGGTCCGGATGGGATGCAGAGCACCCACATCGGAATCATCGAAAAGGTCGAGGACAACAAGATCACGACCATCGAAGGAAATTCCAGCGACAAGGTGCAGCGGGTGACCTACACGCTGCCCGATGACCTGGGCCGGTTCTACGGAGGGGTGCATCCGCACTGA